GATCGCGATCCTCTACAGTCTCGTGCTGGATCAGTTCATCGAGGGGCTCACCGGCGTCGGCAGCAGCCTGTGAGGCCCGGCCATTGAACCCGGGAAGGAGACGCCGATGCCGCCGGCACTGATCCTCTCCTCCGATTCGCACGTCTTCGAGCCGCCCGATCTCTGGACGACGCGCATCGACCGGGCCTTCCGCGCCCGCGGCCCGCGCCTGGTGCGGATCGACGGCGCCGATCAGCTGGTGGTCGAGGAGGATCAGATCCTCTCGGGAATCGGGCTCATCTCGAATGCGGGGGCCCGCTTCGAGGCGCCCGAGACGATCTCCGGGCTCGGCCGCTTCGAGGACGTGCACCGGGGCGGCTACGATCCCCAGCAGCACCTCGCGGACATGCGGCTCGACGGGGTGGCCGGCGAGGTGCTCTATCCCTCGCAGGGCCTGTTCTACTTCAAGGTTGCCGATCCCGCGCTGATGTCGGCGATCTTCCGCGCCTACAACGACTGGCTCGCCGACTTCTGCCGCACCGATCCGGCGCGACTCAAGGGCATCGCCATGGTGAACCTGGACGACGTGCCGGAGGGCGTCCAGGAGCTGGAGCGGGCCGCGCGGCGCGGCTTCGCGGGCGCCATGATCACCGAGTACCCCCTCGAGCACCGGCGCTACGACCAGCCGGAGTACGAGCCGTTCTGGGCGGCCGCGGCGGCGCTGGGCAT
Above is a window of Candidatus Methylomirabilota bacterium DNA encoding:
- a CDS encoding amidohydrolase family protein; protein product: MPPALILSSDSHVFEPPDLWTTRIDRAFRARGPRLVRIDGADQLVVEEDQILSGIGLISNAGARFEAPETISGLGRFEDVHRGGYDPQQHLADMRLDGVAGEVLYPSQGLFYFKVADPALMSAIFRAYNDWLADFCRTDPARLKGIAMVNLDDVPEGVQELERAARRGFAGAMITEYPLEHRRYDQPEYEPFWAAAAALGMPLSLHTATRRQGKIRGAGERTLRDATSRATKAFYPATSMCDMIFSGVFERHPALRLAIVEFELAWAPHVLSTMDYTYRERHEEAFHRFTGDARPSDFFHRNVVLSFQEDAIGIRLRDAIGVDNLMWGSDYPHSESTFPQSRKILAEILAGVPEDEQAKIAADNTARLYGFDVARLAAAP